The genomic window CGGTAAAAAGAAACAGCAGGCTCCTGATCCATGCCGCAATGTTCTCTGCCCTTCCAGCTGGCCCTTTCCACGGTGAGCATGCGATCAAAAATCCTGTCGGCGTCTTCCATGGTTGACGGTGATATCCGCTCAAACCACACGCCCTTTTGAATGGCCCGTCGCATTTGCTGACGTATCTTTCTTCGATGATTGCCGGACCGTCGTGCCAGGTACCCATCCATCCCGCCGGACAGGGAGGCTGCACATTGCACCTGTTCCAGGTAGGGAGAAATTCTGAACTTTCCGGAAAATACCCTGCGCAGTCTTCGGGCGAGAACACCGCCGGGACGAATCCCGCTGATGACCATTCCGGAAAACAAGGAACCATACAGGCCCTCGATATCTCTCACCACCTCATGCAGGAGTTCAACAGCTCCGGGGCCGAGTACCGGGCACCCGAAAAACCAGTGGGAATCAATGGGAATGAGAAACATCTTGGTGGGATCAAACAACTTGACGGCAAAAGCAAGCACGTTGCCCGAGGAGACCTTGATCAAAGCAGGACGATGGGGACAAAACACCTGATAAAAGGGAAGCTGCCAGGTCGGAGTGCAGCAGAAGGGATCCGCCTGGTTTGTGGACAACGCAACACGGGTCCATTGGGCCAGCA from Desulfoplanes formicivorans includes these protein-coding regions:
- a CDS encoding GNAT family N-acetyltransferase; translation: MGESQELSPSLNPALLAQWTRVALSTNQADPFCCTPTWQLPFYQVFCPHRPALIKVSSGNVLAFAVKLFDPTKMFLIPIDSHWFFGCPVLGPGAVELLHEVVRDIEGLYGSLFSGMVISGIRPGGVLARRLRRVFSGKFRISPYLEQVQCAASLSGGMDGYLARRSGNHRRKIRQQMRRAIQKGVWFERISPSTMEDADRIFDRMLTVERASWKGREHCGMDQEPAVSFYRAMLHRLTMTQAARIMFARHEGQDIGYIFGGMAQRIYRGQQFSYVQEWRDISIGNLLQAEQIKWLCEEKAKRYDMGPLRGPKMAYKTHWTEKHMPAATWILVKT